A single region of the Desulfovibrio sp. ZJ209 genome encodes:
- the rpe gene encoding ribulose-phosphate 3-epimerase, with amino-acid sequence MILSPSLLSADFSRLGEQVAALEAAGVPWLHLDIMDGAFVPNITFGAPVVKALRPCCGLFFDVHLMVEEAGRYLEDFAAAGADLLVIHVEAVRHAERALSAVRGLGVKAGLALDPGTDIAAARWLAPDIDLLLIMGVNPGFSGQSFLPETTAKVRAAREALDAWGRPEVPVQVDGGVSLKNAGELVAAGADILVSGSAFFRNADYAAGLAAFAAAAEAGLSPEMRRRPALAAAKAWRHKAGQQEGK; translated from the coding sequence ATGATCCTTTCCCCCTCGCTGCTTTCCGCCGATTTTTCGCGCCTGGGCGAGCAGGTGGCAGCCCTCGAGGCCGCGGGAGTGCCCTGGCTGCATCTCGACATCATGGACGGCGCCTTTGTGCCCAACATCACCTTCGGCGCGCCGGTGGTGAAGGCCCTCAGGCCCTGCTGCGGCCTCTTTTTCGATGTGCACCTCATGGTGGAGGAGGCCGGCCGCTACCTGGAAGACTTCGCCGCGGCCGGCGCCGACCTGCTCGTCATCCATGTGGAGGCCGTGCGCCACGCTGAGCGCGCGCTTTCTGCCGTCCGCGGGCTGGGGGTCAAGGCCGGTCTCGCGCTCGACCCGGGCACGGACATTGCCGCCGCCCGCTGGCTCGCGCCGGACATCGACCTTTTGCTCATCATGGGCGTGAATCCCGGCTTTTCCGGGCAGTCCTTCCTGCCTGAGACCACGGCCAAGGTGCGCGCGGCGCGCGAAGCGCTGGACGCATGGGGGCGGCCAGAGGTGCCGGTGCAAGTGGACGGCGGCGTCTCGCTCAAGAACGCCGGGGAGCTTGTGGCCGCCGGGGCCGACATCCTCGTTTCGGGCTCGGCCTTTTTCCGCAATGCCGACTATGCGGCCGGGCTCGCCGCCTTCGCCGCCGCGGCCGAAGCCGGCCTTTCCCCAGAGATGCGGCGGCGCCCGGCCCTCGCCGCCGCGAAAGCCTGGCGGCACAAGGCCGGCCAGCAAGAAGGAAAATGA
- the tkt gene encoding transketolase — translation MPSRRDCANAIRALAIDAIEKAKSGHPGAPLGMADMAEALWRHGFRHNPADPAWPDRDRFVLSNGHASMLLYAVLNLTGYDLPMEEIKNFRQWGSATPGHPERGLTPGVEMTTGPLGQGIASAVGMALAEAMLAAQFNTPEYTIVDHRTYAFCGEGCLMEGVSHEACALAAAWGLGKLTVLFDANGVSIDGKVDAWFCENVGQRYAAYGWQVIGPVDGHDSAALDAALAAARANLRRPTLIICHTHIGFGSPKKDSAASHGAPLGADAAEATKRALGWTAPPFAIPDDIRAAWDAREEGRALEAAWDETFAAYRKAHPELAAEFLRRMKGELPADWPDVSARLMAAAQGADAPEATRVASRKALEVLVPALPELIGGSADLSGSVGTQTKASAALDAATHCGNYLYYGVREFGMGAIMNGLALHGGFIPYAGTFMAFSDQARNALRLSAIMGLRVIWVLTHDSIGVGEDGATHQPVEQIPTLRMVPNLHVWRPCDDVETAVAWRSALECATTPTCLALSRQKLPQIPRDEAQVKAIARGGYVLRDCAGEPELILMATGSETSLAVGAAVTLTARGYRVRVVSMPCAEVFDAQDEAWRESVLPGGVRCRMAVEAASPGWWPTYVGLDGEIIGMKGFGMSAPGSVLFERFGFTADNVVARALDLLARHGVKAR, via the coding sequence ATGCCGAGCCGCCGAGACTGCGCCAATGCCATCCGCGCCCTCGCCATCGACGCCATCGAAAAGGCCAAGTCCGGGCATCCCGGCGCGCCCTTGGGCATGGCCGACATGGCCGAAGCCCTCTGGCGGCACGGCTTCAGGCACAATCCCGCCGACCCGGCCTGGCCCGACCGCGACCGCTTCGTGCTCTCCAACGGGCACGCCTCCATGCTGCTCTATGCCGTGCTCAACCTTACGGGCTATGACCTCCCCATGGAGGAAATCAAGAATTTCCGCCAATGGGGTTCGGCCACGCCCGGCCACCCCGAGCGCGGGCTCACCCCGGGGGTGGAAATGACCACCGGCCCGCTCGGGCAGGGCATCGCCTCGGCCGTGGGCATGGCGCTCGCCGAGGCCATGCTGGCCGCGCAGTTCAATACGCCCGAATACACCATCGTCGATCACCGCACCTACGCCTTCTGCGGCGAGGGCTGCCTCATGGAGGGCGTCTCGCACGAGGCCTGCGCCCTGGCGGCGGCCTGGGGCCTCGGCAAGCTCACGGTGCTCTTCGACGCCAACGGCGTCTCCATCGACGGCAAGGTGGACGCCTGGTTCTGTGAAAATGTGGGCCAGCGTTACGCGGCCTACGGCTGGCAGGTCATCGGCCCGGTGGACGGCCATGACAGCGCGGCGCTGGACGCGGCGCTGGCCGCGGCCCGGGCGAACCTGCGGCGGCCCACTCTCATCATCTGCCATACGCATATCGGCTTCGGCTCGCCCAAGAAGGATTCGGCGGCGAGCCACGGCGCGCCCCTGGGCGCCGACGCCGCCGAGGCCACCAAGCGCGCCCTCGGCTGGACGGCGCCGCCCTTCGCGATCCCGGACGACATTCGCGCCGCCTGGGACGCGCGCGAGGAGGGCCGCGCCCTCGAAGCCGCCTGGGACGAGACCTTCGCGGCCTACCGCAAGGCGCACCCCGAGCTGGCGGCGGAATTTCTGCGCCGCATGAAGGGGGAACTCCCGGCGGACTGGCCGGATGTGTCGGCGCGCCTCATGGCGGCCGCCCAAGGCGCGGACGCGCCCGAAGCCACGCGCGTGGCCTCGCGCAAGGCGCTGGAGGTGCTGGTGCCGGCGCTCCCCGAGCTCATTGGCGGCTCGGCCGACCTTTCGGGCTCCGTGGGCACGCAGACCAAGGCCTCGGCCGCCCTTGACGCGGCCACCCATTGCGGCAACTACCTGTATTATGGCGTGCGGGAGTTCGGCATGGGCGCCATCATGAACGGCCTCGCCCTGCACGGCGGCTTCATCCCCTATGCGGGCACCTTCATGGCCTTTTCCGACCAGGCGCGCAATGCCCTGCGCCTTTCGGCCATCATGGGCCTGCGCGTCATCTGGGTCTTGACGCACGATTCCATCGGCGTGGGCGAGGACGGCGCCACCCACCAGCCCGTGGAGCAGATACCCACCCTGCGCATGGTGCCCAATCTCCATGTCTGGCGCCCCTGCGACGATGTGGAGACCGCCGTGGCCTGGCGCTCGGCGCTGGAATGCGCCACCACGCCCACCTGCCTCGCGCTGTCGCGCCAGAAGCTGCCGCAGATCCCGCGGGACGAGGCGCAGGTCAAGGCCATCGCCCGCGGCGGCTATGTGCTCAGGGACTGCGCGGGCGAGCCGGAGCTCATCCTCATGGCCACCGGCTCGGAAACCTCGCTCGCCGTGGGGGCGGCGGTGACGCTCACTGCCCGGGGCTATCGGGTGCGCGTGGTCTCCATGCCCTGCGCCGAGGTGTTCGACGCGCAGGACGAGGCCTGGCGCGAGAGCGTGCTCCCGGGCGGCGTGCGCTGCCGCATGGCCGTGGAGGCCGCCTCGCCCGGCTGGTGGCCCACCTATGTGGGCCTCGACGGCGAGATCATCGGCATGAAGGGTTTTGGCATGTCCGCGCCGGGCTCGGTATTGTTCGAGCGTTTCGGCTTCACGGCCGACAACGTGGTGGCCCGGGCGCTCGACCTGCTCGCGCGCCACGGCGTCAAGGCCCGCTGA
- a CDS encoding MerR family transcriptional regulator → MKQKTYRIGEAAELLDLKTHVLRFWESEFPQLAPLRTDKGQRLYTESHLALLRRIRQLLHEQGMTIEGARRVLEGSAVLDESVPERVSAVPDPAFMRMLRQELVAVRALLVPTEDGRP, encoded by the coding sequence GTGAAGCAAAAGACCTACCGCATCGGCGAAGCCGCCGAGCTGCTTGACCTCAAGACCCATGTGCTGCGCTTCTGGGAGAGCGAGTTCCCGCAGCTCGCCCCCCTGCGCACGGACAAGGGCCAGCGCCTCTATACCGAAAGCCATCTCGCCCTTTTGCGGCGCATCCGCCAGCTTTTGCACGAACAGGGCATGACCATCGAGGGCGCGCGCCGCGTGCTCGAGGGCAGCGCCGTGCTCGACGAGTCCGTGCCGGAGCGCGTGAGCGCCGTGCCCGACCCGGCCTTCATGCGCATGCTCCGGCAGGAGCTCGTGGCCGTGCGCGCGCTGCTCGTGCCCACGGAGGACGGCCGGCCATGA